GTAGACGGTTGGCAGCCAACGCACTGCTATTTTTTGATGGAGGTTATTATCGGTCATCAGGCTAACTGCTATTCCTGCCGTTTGATCATCGTAAATGACAGTGTCAAGCTTCCATCCACCCGGCGCGGTCAAAGGATGATTCATGGGATGTGTTTTCGTTTTCAAGTTTGAGCAAAGCTATTCTGATGCGTCCTCCTTGACCTGTTGGAGCCAGATTGCTCGTATCGTTTTTAGCTTTCTTTCTATCGAACGTTCGGATAAATAAAGTTGATGAGCAATTTCTTCATTTGTAAAACCTTCAAGTTTCAGCAAAGCAACTTTGACTAGTGCTTCATCACGCAAGGTCGCAAAAAGACGATCACACTCCTCTGTAAACATCGCTGCCAATTCCGGTTCAATATCTTTGCCTGGCATGATATCCGGACTGCCTGATGTGGAATCGTGCAACTGCATGAATACCGATTCTCCACGAACGATATCTCCGCCTCTCTTTATAGCGTGTTCGCGACGCAAGTGATCAATAGTTTTTCGCTTCGTCAGCATGCGAAGAATTATCCACAAATCATTACGATCATTCAGCTGCGTGAATCGCCCGACCGCCGCTCCACGGAAGAAACTGTCCAGTACACTCAATGCGATATCTTCTTCATCCCTGATTCTTCGCGCTCTTGACTGCAAATGCTGCTTTGCCAGCACGAGCAATTGGTCAAAATACCTGTTCCACAGCTCCTGTTCAGCTGACTCATCGTGCCCTTGCCGGACTATTGCCAGCAATTCAACAATGGAATCGGTCGAATCCTGCTTCATTTGGAACCTCA
Above is a window of Planctomycetia bacterium DNA encoding:
- a CDS encoding RNA polymerase subunit sigma-70, giving the protein MKQDSTDSIVELLAIVRQGHDESAEQELWNRYFDQLLVLAKQHLQSRARRIRDEEDIALSVLDSFFRGAAVGRFTQLNDRNDLWIILRMLTKRKTIDHLRREHAIKRGGDIVRGESVFMQLHDSTSGSPDIMPGKDIEPELAAMFTEECDRLFATLRDEALVKVALLKLEGFTNEEIAHQLYLSERSIERKLKTIRAIWLQQVKEDASE